A region of Hydrogenimonas cancrithermarum DNA encodes the following proteins:
- a CDS encoding transposase → MQIRSCIYCNDRLYLLGDGMVKCSVCKRKYSPKKFARHMSLIEAFRDDFTTKEAADKLGLNYITAKRVYETLRKRLVSFLEEEYAGHREEIVEYDEYLYLDHTKRKDKKYIFDAHNFLTFDYGGRVYNILMPSLERYKNGFLADGLDELYYTEFSKFLKIHRIAKLRSIDNTIVRFWEYFDEFMKKYNGVRRENFIYYLKEAEFKFNYGTNEQIEILKKLYFQI, encoded by the coding sequence ATGCAAATACGAAGTTGCATCTACTGTAACGACCGACTCTATCTGCTCGGTGACGGTATGGTCAAATGCAGTGTGTGCAAACGAAAATACAGCCCAAAAAAATTCGCACGCCATATGTCTCTTATCGAAGCGTTTCGCGACGATTTTACAACCAAAGAGGCTGCCGATAAACTAGGTCTCAATTACATCACGGCCAAGCGGGTTTATGAGACTTTGCGAAAGCGGCTCGTCTCTTTTCTGGAAGAGGAGTATGCCGGGCACCGTGAAGAGATCGTCGAGTACGACGAATATCTCTATCTCGATCATACCAAGCGAAAAGATAAAAAATATATTTTCGATGCACACAATTTTCTCACATTCGATTACGGCGGCAGAGTCTACAATATCCTGATGCCCTCGCTCGAGCGCTACAAAAACGGATTTCTCGCCGACGGGCTCGACGAACTCTATTACACAGAGTTTTCCAAGTTTCTGAAAATCCACCGTATCGCCAAACTAAGAAGCATCGACAACACGATCGTCAGATTTTGGGAATATTTCGACGAATTCATGAAAAAGTACAATGGCGTTCGGAGAGAAAATTTCATCTATTACCTCAAAGAGGCGGAGTTCAAATTCAATTACGGTACAAACGAGCAGATCGAAATACTCAAAAAACTTTACTTTCAAATATAA
- the hypF gene encoding carbamoyltransferase HypF, which yields MPSLARSDSKQHLLLKIGGIVQGVGFRPFVHKLATELDLCGDIRNESDGVTIHIEGKKETIELFCRRLKSETPPLARIDTIESRWCDVEGIEGFSIVESDAAAFKTAAVSPDISVCENCVSEMRDPGNRRYRYPFINCTDCGPRYTITKTIPYDRPNTSMAKFVMCPTCKKEYENPLDRRYHAQPISCFECGPSLRLLHRREKWEAGSEESIGAVAQLLKEGKTVAVKGLGGFHLICDATNDEAVQRLRERKRRPSKPFAIMVKDVETAKKLARVDEMEERLLTSKERPIVLMEKTSPSSLPTPHLSDAVAPAIDRIGIMLPYTPLHLLLFDDLDIPLVATSANLGDEPIITDVQELIRKLGHVVDAVLDHDRDIVNACDDSVVQVIAGRPQWLRIARGVAPMTLPLEKRTGKKILAVGANQKNTIALAFEDKIILSPHIGDLNGIEAMEYFERTVETFTNFYGFVPDTIVHDKHPLYSTTKWASEAAMNDERLTIVEVQHHYAHTLAVMAEHSITDTVLAFSWDGTGYGDDGTIWGGEVLKADVHGFERVASLRPFRLLGGEKAVREPRRVALSLLFELFPLDEVLALKNPTVESFKPSEIKLLHQAWQKGINAPLTTSVGRLFDAVASLAGICQHISYEGESGLLLEARVSDVKKNVYGLPVKNGVIDFAPMIEELALASTPDAPAYFMRALCDCIVQIARQYVSLPLIFTGGVFQNRTLYNMVLEAFEEEEREILIPEKIPVNDASIALGQAWYAFHREEK from the coding sequence ATGCCGTCTTTGGCGCGCTCGGACTCTAAGCAACATCTGCTACTGAAGATAGGGGGCATCGTGCAGGGTGTCGGCTTCAGGCCGTTTGTCCACAAACTCGCCACCGAATTGGACCTGTGCGGTGACATTCGAAACGAAAGCGATGGCGTCACCATCCATATTGAAGGCAAAAAAGAGACGATCGAGCTTTTTTGCCGCCGGCTAAAGTCCGAAACACCGCCGCTTGCCCGTATTGACACTATCGAAAGCAGATGGTGCGATGTCGAGGGGATTGAGGGGTTTTCGATTGTGGAATCGGATGCAGCCGCTTTCAAAACCGCTGCCGTAAGCCCCGATATCTCCGTCTGTGAAAACTGCGTATCGGAAATGCGCGATCCCGGAAACCGGCGCTATCGTTACCCTTTCATCAACTGCACCGATTGTGGCCCCCGCTATACGATCACAAAAACCATCCCCTACGACCGTCCCAATACCTCGATGGCGAAGTTCGTGATGTGTCCGACATGCAAAAAAGAGTATGAAAATCCACTCGATCGACGTTATCACGCCCAACCGATCAGCTGTTTTGAGTGCGGACCGAGCCTGCGCCTCTTGCACAGGAGAGAGAAGTGGGAAGCTGGAAGTGAAGAGTCGATTGGGGCGGTTGCACAGCTTCTCAAAGAGGGGAAGACCGTCGCAGTCAAAGGGTTGGGCGGGTTTCACCTGATATGCGATGCGACGAATGACGAAGCGGTGCAAAGGCTGCGGGAGCGGAAACGGCGCCCGAGTAAACCTTTCGCCATAATGGTCAAAGACGTGGAAACGGCCAAAAAACTGGCCCGAGTGGATGAAATGGAAGAGCGGCTTTTGACAAGTAAAGAACGCCCCATCGTTCTGATGGAAAAAACTTCCCCCTCCTCACTTCCCACTCCTCACTTGAGCGACGCCGTCGCGCCGGCCATTGACCGCATCGGCATCATGCTGCCGTATACGCCGCTACATCTGCTCCTTTTCGACGATCTCGACATCCCGTTGGTCGCTACCAGCGCCAACCTTGGCGACGAACCGATCATTACAGATGTGCAGGAACTGATCCGAAAACTTGGCCACGTTGTCGACGCGGTTCTCGACCACGACCGTGATATCGTCAACGCCTGCGATGATTCAGTCGTACAGGTTATCGCCGGACGGCCGCAATGGCTGCGTATCGCTCGCGGGGTGGCGCCGATGACCTTGCCGCTTGAAAAACGTACGGGCAAAAAGATTCTTGCCGTCGGTGCCAACCAGAAAAACACGATTGCTCTGGCGTTTGAGGATAAGATAATCCTTTCGCCCCACATTGGTGACTTGAACGGTATCGAGGCTATGGAGTACTTCGAACGCACCGTCGAAACCTTCACAAATTTTTACGGTTTCGTTCCCGATACCATCGTTCATGACAAACATCCCCTCTATTCGACTACGAAGTGGGCAAGCGAGGCAGCAATGAACGATGAACGATTGACGATAGTGGAAGTGCAGCATCATTATGCCCATACCTTGGCCGTGATGGCCGAGCATAGCATCACCGACACGGTGTTGGCTTTCAGTTGGGATGGTACCGGGTACGGCGACGACGGCACGATATGGGGCGGAGAGGTACTCAAAGCGGATGTTCACGGCTTCGAACGCGTAGCTTCGCTTCGTCCATTCAGGCTTCTCGGTGGTGAGAAGGCTGTTCGCGAGCCGCGCAGGGTCGCGCTGTCACTGCTCTTCGAGCTCTTTCCACTCGATGAAGTTCTTGCGTTGAAAAACCCCACTGTCGAATCATTCAAACCCTCTGAAATAAAACTGCTCCACCAGGCTTGGCAAAAGGGTATCAATGCCCCGCTGACCACTTCGGTAGGACGGCTGTTCGATGCAGTTGCAAGTCTTGCCGGCATTTGTCAACACATTAGCTATGAAGGGGAGAGTGGCCTACTACTCGAAGCCAGGGTGTCGGATGTTAAAAAGAACGTTTATGGCCTACCGGTGAAGAATGGTGTGATCGACTTCGCTCCGATGATCGAAGAGTTGGCGTTGGCAAGCACTCCCGATGCACCGGCATACTTTATGAGGGCATTGTGTGATTGCATTGTGCAGATTGCGCGACAGTATGTGTCGTTGCCTTTGATTTTTACAGGCGGTGTATTTCAAAATAGAACCCTTTACAATATGGTTTTAGAAGCTTTCGAAGAGGAAGAAAGGGAGATTTTAATACCCGAAAAAATTCCAGTCAACGATGCTTCGATCGCTTTAGGGCAGGCATGGTATGCATTCCATAGGGAAGAGAAATAG
- a CDS encoding HypC/HybG/HupF family hydrogenase formation chaperone has product MCLSIPSKVVEVNKDEVTAIVDTMGVKRKVGIDFIADEVEEGDYVLIHIGYAMNIIDEEDALESIKVYQEILEKMDEEQRQEVQESMVKESDNCPNGGVT; this is encoded by the coding sequence ATGTGTTTGTCGATTCCGAGCAAAGTTGTCGAGGTGAACAAGGATGAAGTGACGGCGATCGTTGATACGATGGGCGTTAAACGAAAAGTCGGCATCGATTTCATCGCCGATGAGGTAGAAGAGGGCGACTATGTGCTTATCCACATCGGGTATGCAATGAATATCATCGACGAAGAGGATGCGCTCGAGAGCATCAAAGTCTACCAAGAGATACTCGAAAAGATGGACGAAGAACAGCGGCAGGAAGTGCAGGAGTCGATGGTGAAAGAGAGTGACAATTGTCCGAACGGTGGTGTCACATGA
- a CDS encoding HyaD/HybD family hydrogenase maturation endopeptidase, protein MQENTTVVIGVGNILFKDEGVGIYAAKYLEENYDFSPAVDIVDGGTLGFKLMTYYQSYDKVVILDTVSIEDDAGSVYNLPADALMGLGSYRQTAHEVEVVEMLEICSMLDKMAEVSVIGIVPEDIESVDIDMTPTLKESFDGLIRATLKELENSGIRAIQKAKTKSLDAIVRAYNSPTMASV, encoded by the coding sequence ATGCAGGAGAATACGACGGTTGTCATTGGTGTTGGAAACATCCTCTTCAAGGATGAAGGGGTCGGCATCTATGCTGCCAAATATCTGGAGGAGAACTATGACTTCTCCCCGGCCGTCGATATTGTCGATGGCGGCACACTGGGGTTCAAACTGATGACCTACTACCAAAGCTATGACAAAGTCGTGATTCTCGACACCGTCTCCATCGAAGATGATGCAGGTTCAGTCTACAACCTGCCTGCCGATGCCCTGATGGGACTCGGTAGTTACCGCCAGACGGCACACGAAGTCGAAGTTGTCGAGATGCTCGAAATCTGCTCGATGCTCGATAAAATGGCAGAAGTGAGTGTCATCGGTATCGTTCCCGAAGATATCGAGAGTGTCGATATCGATATGACACCAACCTTGAAAGAGTCGTTCGACGGTCTCATCCGCGCTACGCTGAAAGAACTTGAAAATTCCGGTATCCGTGCGATTCAAAAAGCGAAGACGAAATCGCTCGATGCGATCGTTCGGGCCTATAACTCTCCAACGATGGCGAGCGTATAG
- the hypB gene encoding hydrogenase nickel incorporation protein HypB, whose amino-acid sequence MCKDCGCSITDHVHEHEDHHHDHSHTHQAAHETLHHNPQLNDKKTIEVISKILDKNDHEAAHNRAHFDSHNVLAINLMSSPGSGKTTLLEHLADIGPFKFGVIEGDLETNRDADRIKAKGIPAYQIQTGSACHLDAFMVHKGLHDMPLEAIDVCFIENVGNLVCPASYDVGAHLNVVLVSVPEGEDKIEKYPVMFRQADLVLITKTDLLPYFDFSVDNAKKAARKINPGVDVLEVNTKDPESIKRVADWIKFKMEMR is encoded by the coding sequence ATGTGTAAAGATTGCGGCTGTTCCATTACTGACCATGTACATGAACACGAAGACCATCATCACGACCATTCCCATACCCATCAGGCGGCACATGAGACGCTGCATCACAATCCGCAGCTGAACGATAAAAAGACGATCGAAGTGATCAGCAAAATTTTGGACAAGAACGACCACGAAGCGGCGCACAACCGGGCCCACTTCGACAGCCATAACGTACTGGCGATCAATCTGATGAGTTCACCCGGCAGCGGCAAGACGACACTACTGGAACATCTAGCCGACATCGGGCCCTTCAAGTTCGGCGTGATCGAAGGCGATCTTGAGACCAACCGCGACGCCGACCGTATCAAGGCCAAGGGGATCCCGGCCTATCAGATTCAGACCGGAAGCGCGTGCCATTTGGATGCGTTTATGGTGCACAAGGGACTGCACGATATGCCGCTGGAAGCTATCGACGTCTGCTTCATCGAAAATGTTGGCAACCTCGTCTGCCCGGCGAGCTACGATGTTGGGGCGCACCTGAACGTGGTGCTGGTCTCGGTGCCCGAGGGAGAAGACAAGATTGAGAAGTATCCGGTGATGTTCCGCCAGGCCGATCTGGTGCTCATCACAAAAACCGACCTGCTGCCGTATTTCGATTTCAGCGTCGACAATGCCAAAAAAGCGGCGAGAAAGATCAACCCCGGTGTCGATGTGTTAGAGGTCAATACGAAAGACCCTGAGAGCATCAAACGGGTTGCCGACTGGATCAAATTCAAGATGGAGATGCGCTGA
- the hypE gene encoding hydrogenase expression/formation protein HypE, whose protein sequence is MKTITLAQGNGGEENRQLISELFFRHLKNDILQKAEDAAVVEDGTLAMTTDSFTVSPIFFAGGDIGKLSVCGTCNDLAMMAARPCYLTLSVVLEEGFETRKLEKIVRSIKKELLENGAKVVAGDTKVVPKGSVDQIFITTTGLGEVTVPGISASNVQKGDVIVVSRDIGRHGAAIFAAREGIELESAITSDCASLWPMVEKVIETGVVPHAMRDATRGGVAAVLNEWAEASGVCIEVDEGEIPVSETVAGICELLGFEPTALANEGTFLLAVRPEEAEKVVEILRSFPGNEAAVQIGEVTDSYLQKVILRSAWGTKRFMDLPTGELLPRIC, encoded by the coding sequence ATGAAAACCATTACCTTGGCACAGGGCAACGGGGGCGAAGAGAACCGGCAGCTCATTTCGGAACTCTTTTTCCGGCATTTGAAAAACGACATACTGCAAAAGGCGGAGGATGCGGCGGTGGTGGAGGATGGGACGCTTGCCATGACCACCGACAGCTTTACCGTCAGCCCTATCTTCTTCGCCGGTGGCGATATCGGGAAGCTTTCGGTCTGCGGCACCTGCAACGATCTGGCGATGATGGCGGCGAGGCCCTGTTATCTGACCCTTTCGGTCGTGCTGGAGGAGGGGTTCGAGACCCGAAAACTCGAAAAGATCGTCCGCTCCATCAAAAAGGAGCTGCTCGAAAACGGTGCCAAAGTGGTGGCGGGCGATACGAAGGTGGTGCCCAAAGGATCGGTGGATCAGATCTTCATCACGACGACGGGCCTCGGGGAGGTGACGGTACCAGGAATCAGCGCCTCGAATGTGCAGAAAGGCGACGTTATCGTCGTCAGCCGCGACATCGGTCGGCACGGGGCGGCTATTTTCGCGGCGCGTGAGGGGATCGAGCTCGAAAGTGCCATCACCAGCGACTGCGCATCGCTTTGGCCGATGGTGGAGAAGGTGATAGAAACCGGCGTCGTCCCCCACGCCATGCGGGACGCTACCCGTGGCGGTGTGGCGGCGGTGCTGAACGAGTGGGCCGAGGCGAGCGGCGTCTGCATCGAGGTGGACGAAGGCGAAATCCCCGTAAGCGAAACGGTGGCGGGTATCTGCGAGCTGCTGGGCTTCGAACCCACGGCACTGGCTAACGAAGGGACCTTTTTGCTGGCCGTCAGGCCCGAAGAGGCCGAAAAAGTCGTGGAGATTTTGCGAAGCTTTCCCGGCAACGAAGCGGCGGTACAGATCGGTGAGGTAACCGATAGTTATCTGCAAAAGGTGATTTTGCGCAGTGCATGGGGGACGAAGCGGTTTATGGATCTTCCCACGGGCGAACTGCTGCCGAGAATCTGTTGA
- the hypD gene encoding hydrogenase formation protein HypD, whose product MSLQLKDLYDKFRDPATIKALAKLIGEEAKKLERPINVMEVCGGHTHTIMKYGLKQLLPESIEFIHGPGCPVCIMPKERIDHAYILAQQPDVILVTLGDMIKVPGSKGSLQDARSKGADVRFVYSPLDALKIAVENPDKTVIFFAIGFETTTPMTAALMDQAIERGLKNLLFHINHVTVPEVMKELIDSRDVHVDSYNNRIDAFIGPSHVSVIAGAKIYEPFPRAYHRPVVVSGFEPVDVMEGVLMLVKQFSEKRCELEVQYRRSVTYEGNLKAQAMINKYFEKRGLFKWRGLGNIPDSALKLRDEYAKFDAEKRYADILPKEEIEDHKLCICGDILRGMAKPTECQVFSTACKPSSPLGSCMVSSEGACAAYYKYGGVM is encoded by the coding sequence ATGAGTTTGCAGCTAAAAGATCTCTACGACAAATTTCGTGATCCGGCGACAATCAAGGCGTTGGCGAAACTTATCGGTGAAGAGGCGAAGAAACTGGAACGTCCGATCAATGTGATGGAGGTATGCGGTGGCCATACCCATACAATCATGAAGTACGGCCTCAAGCAGCTTTTACCCGAATCCATCGAGTTCATTCACGGCCCCGGCTGCCCGGTCTGCATTATGCCCAAGGAAAGGATCGACCACGCTTACATCCTTGCACAGCAGCCCGACGTCATTCTAGTCACGCTTGGTGATATGATCAAAGTACCCGGCAGCAAAGGAAGCCTACAGGACGCCCGCAGCAAGGGTGCAGATGTGCGCTTCGTCTATTCACCGCTCGATGCGCTGAAAATTGCCGTTGAAAATCCGGACAAAACGGTGATCTTCTTTGCCATTGGTTTCGAGACGACGACGCCGATGACTGCGGCGCTAATGGATCAGGCGATCGAGCGTGGGTTGAAAAATCTTCTCTTTCACATCAATCACGTTACGGTCCCGGAGGTGATGAAAGAGCTCATCGACAGCCGTGATGTGCATGTGGACAGCTACAACAACCGTATTGACGCTTTTATTGGCCCGAGCCATGTCAGCGTGATTGCAGGGGCGAAGATCTACGAGCCTTTCCCACGCGCCTACCATCGTCCCGTAGTTGTGAGTGGCTTCGAGCCGGTCGATGTGATGGAAGGGGTACTGATGCTGGTGAAACAGTTTTCCGAAAAGCGTTGCGAACTGGAGGTTCAGTACAGGCGCAGCGTTACCTACGAGGGCAATCTCAAAGCACAGGCGATGATAAACAAATATTTCGAAAAGCGAGGCCTCTTCAAATGGCGCGGGCTCGGCAACATCCCCGACAGCGCTCTGAAACTGCGTGATGAATATGCCAAGTTCGATGCCGAGAAACGCTATGCCGACATCCTGCCCAAAGAGGAGATCGAAGACCACAAACTCTGCATCTGTGGCGATATTTTGCGCGGTATGGCAAAACCGACCGAGTGTCAGGTTTTCAGTACCGCATGCAAACCGAGCTCGCCGCTTGGCAGCTGCATGGTGAGCAGCGAAGGAGCGTGCGCAGCGTACTACAAATATGGCGGTGTAATGTAA
- a CDS encoding enoyl-CoA hydratase-related protein, which produces MKILLLCTTFNSLTQAVYTSLLERGDTVAVAFALDEAQMIEEIEAFGPDLLLCPFLKRYLPPAIYERYPTFVFHPGPRGDRGPNALEYALLHHEKRWGSVWLKANEHYDGGDIYSEAEFSVRPTYKASLYRREVVRSAVEMLEPLFEAVEKERCIPQILNPLHRAFTQADRKIDWKSDTTEKIVEKIYLSDSHPGVLDEILGVPCYLYGAHREEKLRGEPKALLAKRDGAICLGTIDGAVWVSHLKEPGRFKLPATYVLKSRLRGVREHRLPLIFDRSYETFYEIGVDRDDRVAYLYFNFHNGAMSSEQCIRLKYAVEYLKDTCDLLVLMGGEDFFSNGIHLNILEESQKQGEDGWSNINAMNNLIRSILFCDEIPTVASFGRNAGAGGVFLGLACDIVVAREGVVFNPHYKTLGLSGSEYHTYTLPRRVGKERAQSLLEEALPIGAAQAKTIGMVDELFPDAGYDERLQRFCKALIEEEDRYYDLLDAKRDRLEAEEDVIDACKEAELERMYPEFWESDSPFHMLRREFVYKLCPRRTPERLKYPKRIAHA; this is translated from the coding sequence ATGAAGATACTCCTTCTTTGTACGACTTTCAACTCTTTGACGCAGGCGGTCTATACGTCGCTTCTGGAGCGTGGCGACACAGTGGCCGTCGCCTTCGCGCTCGACGAGGCGCAGATGATAGAAGAGATCGAAGCATTCGGCCCGGATCTCCTGCTCTGCCCCTTTCTCAAGCGCTATCTGCCGCCGGCCATCTATGAACGATACCCGACATTCGTCTTTCACCCCGGGCCGCGGGGTGACCGTGGACCCAATGCGCTGGAGTATGCTTTGCTGCATCACGAAAAGCGGTGGGGAAGTGTCTGGCTGAAAGCGAACGAACACTATGACGGGGGTGACATTTACTCCGAGGCCGAATTTTCCGTTCGGCCGACCTACAAAGCATCGCTCTACCGCCGGGAGGTGGTGCGAAGCGCGGTAGAGATGCTGGAGCCGCTTTTTGAAGCGGTCGAAAAAGAGCGGTGCATACCGCAAATACTCAACCCGCTGCATCGAGCGTTTACACAGGCGGATCGTAAAATCGATTGGAAAAGCGACACGACCGAAAAAATTGTCGAAAAAATCTATCTCAGCGACAGCCATCCCGGGGTATTGGATGAGATTCTGGGGGTACCGTGCTACCTATACGGCGCACACCGTGAGGAGAAACTGCGTGGAGAACCGAAAGCTTTGCTCGCCAAGCGCGATGGGGCGATCTGTCTGGGAACGATCGATGGGGCGGTCTGGGTGAGCCATCTCAAAGAGCCGGGACGTTTCAAACTTCCGGCGACTTATGTGCTCAAGTCGCGCCTAAGGGGGGTCAGAGAGCACCGGCTGCCGCTCATTTTCGACCGCAGCTATGAGACGTTTTACGAAATCGGTGTCGATCGGGACGATCGTGTCGCCTACCTTTATTTCAATTTCCACAACGGTGCGATGAGCAGCGAACAGTGTATCCGCCTGAAATACGCGGTAGAGTACCTGAAAGATACGTGTGACCTGCTTGTGCTGATGGGTGGTGAGGATTTTTTCAGCAACGGTATCCACCTCAATATTCTTGAAGAGAGCCAAAAACAGGGAGAGGATGGTTGGAGCAACATCAATGCGATGAACAACCTGATTCGTTCGATTCTCTTTTGCGATGAGATTCCGACCGTAGCGTCATTTGGCCGAAACGCCGGTGCCGGCGGCGTTTTTCTGGGGCTTGCATGCGACATCGTCGTCGCGCGCGAGGGGGTGGTGTTCAACCCCCACTACAAGACACTCGGCTTAAGCGGGAGCGAATATCACACCTATACCCTGCCGCGTCGTGTGGGGAAGGAGCGAGCGCAATCGCTGCTGGAAGAGGCACTTCCCATCGGCGCCGCGCAAGCCAAAACGATCGGAATGGTCGATGAGCTCTTTCCCGATGCCGGCTACGATGAGAGGCTCCAGCGCTTTTGTAAAGCGTTGATAGAAGAGGAAGATCGCTATTACGACCTACTCGATGCCAAGCGTGACCGTCTGGAGGCAGAGGAGGATGTTATAGACGCCTGCAAGGAGGCAGAGTTGGAGAGAATGTATCCGGAGTTCTGGGAGTCTGACAGCCCCTTTCATATGTTGAGGCGAGAGTTTGTCTACAAGCTCTGTCCGAGGAGAACTCCTGAACGATTAAAGTACCCCAAAAGGATAGCGCATGCATGA
- a CDS encoding carbamoyltransferase HypF: MAFIFELGYIAAHRYIPRYIEALAERNGLDITLVETDEKIALIADEKEPKLADFLNQLGDLLPASLFMGASEHRIEAMPVPKIRKCERPSVPHAVALCPTCMKEIFDPSSRRYYYPFTSCNCCGAQYGLAEGYPFERKTTQMRFFVPCEACEAEMRSNPFRKDYALISCHNCGVPVKMTDRIKERYANDSGSFKTMFEVAAKAIRDGKTVRIKTLMGDRLFFDAKSENDFHGKRLMLLDAGRIEEFCAVIKDEIHALLSIERPLLDVTVSDETLWSFYGRVATIKYPDDGFTVLLAKELIALGFGCVGYVECGSDAPADYVIDYDLQVDAQRDMRYFINKDSKFIVEGERVSFPVWFERHTARVAVAHGLAAVPFEKGVLLERMERIESAEAAELFVLENEPFASEHSRTVRFDQASASVISVLLEHRKTDKKAVGVYFEDLLLFLYHNGKKPIIAVPSLEFRPEELREKIVTLREGSDRLVVNFETKYPDRAERLFSREGPGLLFEAAAVIMGFEDPGFDAVGKAALTFVGKGGLQIDTRVSDNRFDPFAFLASIMSYTMAEVPTALLAYSIFESFGDYVTEVAMELKRRAKAEHIVLCGRTFGHQSLFSRIQRNFANEEVLMNRLFPVGKENAVFGALGL, from the coding sequence TTGGCATTCATTTTTGAACTCGGATATATCGCTGCGCACCGCTACATTCCACGCTATATCGAAGCGTTGGCGGAGCGAAACGGTCTCGATATCACACTGGTCGAAACGGACGAGAAAATCGCGCTGATCGCGGATGAAAAGGAACCGAAACTTGCCGATTTTCTGAATCAGCTTGGTGATCTGCTGCCGGCATCTTTGTTTATGGGTGCTTCGGAGCACCGTATCGAAGCGATGCCCGTTCCGAAGATTCGCAAATGCGAACGTCCGTCGGTACCACATGCGGTGGCACTTTGCCCGACGTGTATGAAAGAGATTTTCGATCCCTCTTCACGGCGCTACTACTACCCTTTCACCAGCTGCAACTGCTGCGGGGCGCAGTATGGTTTGGCCGAGGGGTATCCGTTTGAGCGAAAAACTACGCAGATGCGTTTTTTCGTACCGTGTGAAGCGTGCGAAGCGGAGATGCGCTCCAACCCGTTCAGAAAAGATTATGCACTCATCAGCTGCCACAACTGCGGCGTTCCTGTAAAGATGACCGATCGCATCAAAGAGCGCTATGCCAACGATTCCGGAAGTTTCAAAACGATGTTCGAAGTGGCGGCAAAGGCGATAAGAGACGGCAAAACGGTCCGCATCAAGACGCTGATGGGCGATCGACTCTTTTTCGATGCAAAAAGCGAAAACGATTTTCATGGCAAACGGCTGATGCTACTCGATGCCGGCCGGATCGAGGAATTTTGTGCCGTCATCAAAGATGAGATTCATGCCCTTTTGTCGATCGAGCGTCCACTGCTTGACGTGACGGTGAGCGACGAGACGCTTTGGTCTTTCTACGGCCGTGTCGCGACGATCAAATATCCCGACGACGGCTTCACGGTTCTGCTGGCGAAAGAGCTGATCGCGTTGGGATTTGGCTGTGTCGGGTATGTCGAGTGCGGCAGCGATGCACCGGCCGATTATGTAATCGATTACGATCTGCAGGTCGATGCACAGCGCGATATGCGCTATTTTATCAACAAAGATTCGAAGTTTATCGTCGAAGGGGAACGCGTTTCGTTTCCGGTATGGTTCGAACGACATACAGCCCGCGTCGCTGTCGCACACGGTCTGGCTGCAGTACCCTTCGAGAAAGGAGTGCTGCTTGAGAGAATGGAGCGGATCGAGAGTGCGGAAGCTGCGGAACTTTTCGTTCTCGAGAATGAGCCCTTCGCATCCGAACACTCGCGTACGGTACGGTTCGATCAGGCTTCCGCCTCGGTGATCTCCGTTCTGCTGGAACACCGAAAAACCGACAAAAAAGCGGTTGGTGTCTATTTTGAAGATCTGCTGCTCTTTTTGTATCATAATGGCAAGAAGCCGATCATCGCGGTTCCTTCACTCGAGTTCCGCCCCGAAGAGCTTCGAGAGAAGATCGTGACGCTTCGGGAAGGCTCCGACAGGCTTGTCGTAAACTTCGAGACGAAATACCCCGATCGGGCGGAACGTCTCTTTTCAAGAGAAGGGCCTGGGCTTCTTTTTGAAGCGGCGGCAGTCATTATGGGATTTGAAGATCCAGGATTCGATGCTGTAGGAAAGGCTGCGCTCACCTTTGTCGGAAAAGGAGGTCTCCAGATCGATACGAGAGTCTCCGACAACCGCTTCGATCCTTTCGCCTTTCTTGCGAGCATCATGAGTTACACGATGGCGGAAGTCCCGACGGCTCTTCTGGCCTATTCGATCTTCGAATCGTTCGGTGATTATGTTACCGAAGTGGCGATGGAGCTGAAACGGCGAGCCAAGGCGGAGCATATCGTGCTGTGCGGCAGGACATTTGGCCATCAATCACTGTTTAGCCGTATTCAAAGAAACTTCGCAAATGAAGAGGTTCTGATGAACCGCCTCTTTCCTGTCGGAAAGGAGAATGCCGTCTTTGGCGCGCTCGGACTCTAA